Proteins co-encoded in one Quercus robur chromosome 8, dhQueRobu3.1, whole genome shotgun sequence genomic window:
- the LOC126695187 gene encoding glucose-6-phosphate 1-dehydrogenase 1, chloroplastic isoform X1: protein MVHSFFLGHHSSLSLLKPKSSFSNCMATPTHLNSCSSTTFTASSSFTNDTHHLSSRFVIVPRKPHSFAWVSHSQTRLRIHSKTHFHLKSSNGHPLNTVSLQDGSAGTPLPKKHVESRGKEGSLPFPESDNAESTLSITVVGASGDLAKKKIFPALFALYYEDCLPKNFVVFGYARTKMTDEELRNMISRTLTCRIDKRENCEDKMDQFLKRCFYHSGQYNSEEHFVELDKKMKEKEAGKLSNRLFYLSVPPNIFVDVVRCASLRASSENGWMRVIVEKPFGRDSESSGELTRCLKQYLTEDQIFRIDHYLGKELVENLSVLRFSNLVFEPLWSRNYIRNVQLIFSEDFGTEGRGGYFDNYGIIRDIMQNHLLQILALFAMETPVSLDAEDIRNEKVKVLRSMRPLQLEDVVVGQYKGHSKGGKSYPAYTDDPTVPKDSLTATFAAAALFINNARWDGVPFLMKAGKALHTKRAEIRVQFRHVPGNLYKRNFGTDLGKATNELVLRVQPDEAIYLKINNKVPGLGMRLDRSDLNLLYRARYPREIPDAYERLLLDAIEGERRLFIRSDELDAAWTLFTPLLNELEGKKIVPELYPYGSRGPVGAHYLAANHNIRWGDLSGEDS from the exons ATGGTACATTCATTCTTTCTTGGACATCACTCATCACTTTCACTGCTAAAGCCTAAATCTTCGTTTTCTAATTGCATGGCTACACCTACACATTTGAATTCTTGTTCTTCAACGACCTTCACAGCCTCTTCTTCATTCACCAATGACACACATCATCTATCCAGTAGATTCGTCATTGTGCCCAGAAAACCTCATTCCTTCGCATGGGTCTCTCACTCTCAGACCCGTCTCAGAATTCATTCCAAAACCCACTTTCACCTCAAATCCTCAAATGGGCATCCACTAAATACTGTTTCTTTGCAAGATG GTTCAGCTGGAACTCCTCTGCCCAAAAAACATGTGGAGAGTCGAGGGAAAGAGGGATCTCTTCCCTTCCCTGAATCTGACAATGCAGAATCTACTCTCAGCATAACTGTCGTTGGAGCTTCAGGAGACCTTGCCAAAAAGAAGATATTTCCAGCACTTTTTGCTCTTTATTATGAAGATTGTCTGCCCAAG AATTTTGTAGTGTTTGGTTATGCTCGGACTAAAATGACTGATGAGGAGCTAAGGAACATGATTAGCAGAACCCTAACCTGCAGAATTGATAAGAG GGAAAATTGTGAAGACAAAATGGATCAGTTCTTGAAAAGATGCTTTTACCATTCAGGACAGTATAATTCTGAGGAGCATTTTGTAGAATTAGacaaaaagatgaaagagaaagag GCTGGAAAACTGTCAAATAGGTTGTTTTACTTGTCTGTACCTCCAAACATATTTGTTGATGTCGTGAGATGTGCTAGCCTTAGAGCTTCTTCAGAAAATGGGTGGATGAGGGTCATTGTTGAAAAGCCATTTGGTCGTGACTCGGAGTCATCTGGTGAACTAACAAGATGCTTGAAGCAGTACCTTACTGAAGATCAAATATTCAG GATTGACCATTACTTGGGGAAGGAGCTTGTTGAGAATCTATCAGTGCTTCGCTTCTCAAATCTTGTTTTTGAGCCTCTATGGTCCCGGAACTACATCCGCAATGTGCAACTGATATTTTCTGAAGATTTTGGCACTGAAGGTCGAGGGGG ATATTTTGATAACTATGGAATCATACGAGATATAATGCAAAATCATCTTCTGCAAATACTAGCACTTTTTGCGATGGAGACTCCTGTCAGCTTAGATGCTGAGGATATCAGGAATGAAAAG GTTAAGGTCCTAAGGTCAATGAGACCACTGCAGCTTGAAGATGTAGTTGTTGGTCAATATAAGGGCCACAGCAAGGGTGGGAAATCATATCCTGCTTATACAGATGACCCCACAGTGCCAAAAGACAGTCTTACTGCAACCTTTGCAGCTGCAGCTCTCTTTATTAATAATGCCAGATGGGATGGGGTTCCTTTCCTGATGAAAGCTGGCAAGGCTCTCCATACTAAGCG AGCAGAAATTCGAGTTCAGTTCAGACATGTACCTGGTAACTTGTACAAGCGAAATTTTGGAACTGACTTAGGCAAGGCTACAAATGAGCTTGTGCTTCGTGTGCAACCTGATGAAGCCATTTATTTGAAGATCAACAACAAAGTTCCTGGTCTTGGAATGAGATTAGATCGCAGTGACTTAAATTTGCTTTACCGTGCAAG GTATCCCAGAGAAATACCAGATGCATACGAGCGGCTACTTTTAGATGCAATAGAAGGGGAGCGGAGGTTGTTCATTAGAAGTGATGAGCTTGATGCTGCTTGGACGCTATTCACACCATTGTTAAATGAGCTTGAAGGGAAGAAGATAGTTCCAGAGCTCTACCCATATGGTAGTAGAGGACCAGTTGGAGCACATTATCTTGCCGCCAATCACAATATTCGATGGGGAGATCTCAGTGGTGAGGATTCATGA
- the LOC126695187 gene encoding glucose-6-phosphate 1-dehydrogenase, chloroplastic isoform X2 produces MDFGVGSAGTPLPKKHVESRGKEGSLPFPESDNAESTLSITVVGASGDLAKKKIFPALFALYYEDCLPKNFVVFGYARTKMTDEELRNMISRTLTCRIDKRENCEDKMDQFLKRCFYHSGQYNSEEHFVELDKKMKEKEAGKLSNRLFYLSVPPNIFVDVVRCASLRASSENGWMRVIVEKPFGRDSESSGELTRCLKQYLTEDQIFRIDHYLGKELVENLSVLRFSNLVFEPLWSRNYIRNVQLIFSEDFGTEGRGGYFDNYGIIRDIMQNHLLQILALFAMETPVSLDAEDIRNEKVKVLRSMRPLQLEDVVVGQYKGHSKGGKSYPAYTDDPTVPKDSLTATFAAAALFINNARWDGVPFLMKAGKALHTKRAEIRVQFRHVPGNLYKRNFGTDLGKATNELVLRVQPDEAIYLKINNKVPGLGMRLDRSDLNLLYRARYPREIPDAYERLLLDAIEGERRLFIRSDELDAAWTLFTPLLNELEGKKIVPELYPYGSRGPVGAHYLAANHNIRWGDLSGEDS; encoded by the exons ATGGATTTTGGAGTAGGTTCAGCTGGAACTCCTCTGCCCAAAAAACATGTGGAGAGTCGAGGGAAAGAGGGATCTCTTCCCTTCCCTGAATCTGACAATGCAGAATCTACTCTCAGCATAACTGTCGTTGGAGCTTCAGGAGACCTTGCCAAAAAGAAGATATTTCCAGCACTTTTTGCTCTTTATTATGAAGATTGTCTGCCCAAG AATTTTGTAGTGTTTGGTTATGCTCGGACTAAAATGACTGATGAGGAGCTAAGGAACATGATTAGCAGAACCCTAACCTGCAGAATTGATAAGAG GGAAAATTGTGAAGACAAAATGGATCAGTTCTTGAAAAGATGCTTTTACCATTCAGGACAGTATAATTCTGAGGAGCATTTTGTAGAATTAGacaaaaagatgaaagagaaagag GCTGGAAAACTGTCAAATAGGTTGTTTTACTTGTCTGTACCTCCAAACATATTTGTTGATGTCGTGAGATGTGCTAGCCTTAGAGCTTCTTCAGAAAATGGGTGGATGAGGGTCATTGTTGAAAAGCCATTTGGTCGTGACTCGGAGTCATCTGGTGAACTAACAAGATGCTTGAAGCAGTACCTTACTGAAGATCAAATATTCAG GATTGACCATTACTTGGGGAAGGAGCTTGTTGAGAATCTATCAGTGCTTCGCTTCTCAAATCTTGTTTTTGAGCCTCTATGGTCCCGGAACTACATCCGCAATGTGCAACTGATATTTTCTGAAGATTTTGGCACTGAAGGTCGAGGGGG ATATTTTGATAACTATGGAATCATACGAGATATAATGCAAAATCATCTTCTGCAAATACTAGCACTTTTTGCGATGGAGACTCCTGTCAGCTTAGATGCTGAGGATATCAGGAATGAAAAG GTTAAGGTCCTAAGGTCAATGAGACCACTGCAGCTTGAAGATGTAGTTGTTGGTCAATATAAGGGCCACAGCAAGGGTGGGAAATCATATCCTGCTTATACAGATGACCCCACAGTGCCAAAAGACAGTCTTACTGCAACCTTTGCAGCTGCAGCTCTCTTTATTAATAATGCCAGATGGGATGGGGTTCCTTTCCTGATGAAAGCTGGCAAGGCTCTCCATACTAAGCG AGCAGAAATTCGAGTTCAGTTCAGACATGTACCTGGTAACTTGTACAAGCGAAATTTTGGAACTGACTTAGGCAAGGCTACAAATGAGCTTGTGCTTCGTGTGCAACCTGATGAAGCCATTTATTTGAAGATCAACAACAAAGTTCCTGGTCTTGGAATGAGATTAGATCGCAGTGACTTAAATTTGCTTTACCGTGCAAG GTATCCCAGAGAAATACCAGATGCATACGAGCGGCTACTTTTAGATGCAATAGAAGGGGAGCGGAGGTTGTTCATTAGAAGTGATGAGCTTGATGCTGCTTGGACGCTATTCACACCATTGTTAAATGAGCTTGAAGGGAAGAAGATAGTTCCAGAGCTCTACCCATATGGTAGTAGAGGACCAGTTGGAGCACATTATCTTGCCGCCAATCACAATATTCGATGGGGAGATCTCAGTGGTGAGGATTCATGA